From the genome of Primulina eburnea isolate SZY01 chromosome 12, ASM2296580v1, whole genome shotgun sequence, one region includes:
- the LOC140807965 gene encoding uncharacterized protein, producing MESNSEVSIIEFPKLKILKLYYLPNLLAFTQGVEIIKFPHLIELEIIDCPKLRTKIFKYPIGKIERLLVRNHDTIEEIFRDDGNRRIIFQELYELDLIGLPCLTTFYKGVESIKFPKLKWLRIRKLPRLNSFLPIDPEPTHDHHSLHLFCNKKVEIIGPKTLCLFDMPDKISKIWCRHIPISFFHNLESLFIYKVDGIINLISSAIAKALVNLNRLYIKYCKEMIDVTEDETHVNVNFVFPNLGYLDIEGNCKLRSFCQWKHVFELPSLVEVQIADCPLMKTFTLGSLSTPKLREFHINGEDIEMKDLNDGIHHFISTKHNANEDENKDEYNEDEKHEDRKETEGEEMTESSNSNIM from the exons ATGGAAAGCAACTCAGAGGTTTCTATTATTGAGTTCCCAAAGTTGAAGATACTGAAACTGTACTATCTGCCAAACCTTTTAGCTTTCACCCAAGGTGTCGAAATCATAAAATTCCCCCATTTGATAGAACTAGAAATCATCGACTGCCCAAAACTCAGAACCAAAATATTCAAATACCCAATCGGGAAGATTGAGCGGCTCCTCGTTCGTAATCATGACACAATAGAAGAAATATTTAGGGATGATGGAAATCGCCGTATCATATTCCAAGAATTGTATGAATTGGACCTAATTGGTCTGCCATGCCTGACAACGTTCTACAAAGGTGTTGAAAGCATCAAGTTTCCAAAGCTGAAATGGTTGCGGATTAGAAAATTGCCAAGGCTGAATAGTTTTTTGCCCATAGATCCAGAACCGACTCACGACCATCATTCTCTTCATTTATTTTGCAATAAAAAG GTTGAAATTATTGGCCCAAAGACACTTTGTCTATTTGACATGCCCGATAAAATAAGCAAGATATGGTGTCGTCATATCCCAATTAGTTTCTTTCATAATCTTGAGAGCTTGTTTATATATAAAGTTGATGGCATCATAAACTTAATATCATCTGCGATCGCAAAAGCTCTTGTTAATCTCAATAgactatatataaaatattgcaAAGAGATGATTGACGTGACCGAGGATGAGACACATGTAAATGTTAACTTTGTTTTTCCTAATCTGGGATATTTGGATATTGAAGGCAATTGTAAGTTGAGAAGTTTTTGCCAATGGAAGCACGTATTTGAGTTACCATCACTTGTCGAGGTACAAATAGCTGATTGCCCTCTGATGAAAACTTTCACTTTGGGATCGCTGAGCACGCCAAAATTAAGAGAGTTCCACATAAATGGCGAGGACATTGAAATGAAAGACTTGAACGACGGCATACATCATTTCATAAGTACTAAG CATAATGCAAACGAAGATGAGAACAAGGATGAGTACAATGAGGATGAGAAGCATGAGGACAGGAAAGAGACAGAAGGCGAGGAAATGACAGAGAGTAGCAACAGCAATATTATGTGA
- the LOC140806808 gene encoding secreted RxLR effector protein 161-like, with protein sequence MEVARSKNGISVAQRKYTLDLLKEAGMLGCKPVDIPMDPNLKLRPRTTEQTADKGRFQRLVGKLIYLAHSRPDITFAVSMVSRFMNDPSEIHMQAVMRILRYLKASPGSGILFRKTPSRHIDIYTDADYGGSVSDRRSTSGMCTYVWGNLVTWRSKKQSVVARSSAEAELRSLAHGVCEGIWLERLLRDLQISVDGPIRMLCDNQASISMSQDPVTP encoded by the coding sequence ATGGAAGTAGCACGCTCAAAGAATGGAATATCAGTGGCACAACGGAAGTACACCCTTGACTTACTCAAGGAAGCTGGAATGCTTGGATGCAAACCTGTGGATATTCCCATGGACCCAAACCTCAAGTTACGGCCAAGAACAACTGAGCAAACCGCTGATAAGGGGAGATTCCAAAGACTAGTAGGAAAATTGATCTACTTGGCTCATTCTCGACCTGATATCACATTCGCTGTAAGCATGGTCAGCAGGTTCATGAATGACCCCTCAGAGATACACATGCAAGCCGTAATGCGCATTCTCCGATACTTAAAAGCTTCCCCAGGATCAGGAATTTTATTTAGAAAGACTCCCAGCCGACATATAGATATTTACACAGATGCTGATTACGGTGGTTCGGTCTCCGATCGAAGATCCACTTCCGGAATGTGCACATATGTATGGGGCAATCTAGTTACATGGCGAAGCAAGAAACAATCGGTCGTCGCCAGGAGTAGTGCTGAAGCAGAGTTGAGATCACTTGCACATGGAGTTTGCGAGGGAATTTGGCTTGAGCGGCTGCTTCGAGACCTACAAATCAGTGTTGATGGCCCAATTAGGATGCTATGTGATAATCAAGCATCCATCAGCATGTCCCAGGAtcctgttacgccttaa